One segment of Clostridia bacterium DNA contains the following:
- a CDS encoding FAD-binding protein codes for MKELEAILGRERLITEPEERWCYAFDAAAAQPKHLPVAVALPQSTQEVADIMRLATQHRVPVYPRGAGTNLSGGVIPREDGLVVSLVKMNQILELDAENLTATVQPGVVIQDLNDAVALHGLLYPPDPGSVTTATMGGSVAESSGGLRGLKYGVTKDYVMGLEVVLADGTVFSCGGKTVKNVSGYDLVKLFCGSEGTLGIITAITVRLIPAPEARRSMLAVFDRLEDAAHTITGIIGNKVIPATMEIMDNKTIRMVEEYCHAGLPVQAAAILLLEVDGIASVVEKEAAVVEQVCRENHGHIQVARDDAERDNLWTARRAALPACARLRPTTVLEDATVPRSKVPEMLMALQEIADKYNLVMATYGHAGDGNLHPTIACDERNPEEMERVSKAVDEIFRTAIKLGGTLSGEHGIGLAKERYMPLQFGESGVEVMRRIKQALDPLGLLNPGKLISMNPPGGGQQ; via the coding sequence CGCTCAGCCCAAGCACCTACCCGTGGCAGTGGCTTTGCCGCAATCCACCCAGGAGGTAGCCGACATCATGCGCTTGGCTACCCAGCACCGGGTCCCGGTTTACCCGCGGGGTGCTGGCACCAACCTTAGTGGCGGAGTGATTCCCCGAGAAGACGGGTTGGTAGTGTCCTTAGTAAAGATGAACCAAATTCTGGAGCTGGATGCAGAGAACCTAACCGCCACGGTTCAGCCTGGGGTAGTAATCCAAGATCTCAACGACGCCGTTGCTCTCCACGGCCTTCTGTACCCGCCTGACCCAGGAAGCGTCACCACTGCCACCATGGGTGGCAGCGTGGCCGAGTCTTCTGGTGGCTTGCGGGGCCTCAAGTATGGGGTTACCAAAGACTACGTTATGGGCCTGGAAGTAGTGTTGGCGGATGGCACTGTGTTCAGCTGCGGCGGCAAAACCGTCAAGAATGTCAGCGGATATGATTTGGTCAAGCTCTTCTGCGGCAGCGAGGGGACGTTGGGGATTATTACCGCCATCACCGTGCGGCTGATCCCCGCCCCCGAGGCGCGCCGGAGCATGCTAGCAGTATTTGACCGTCTCGAGGATGCGGCCCACACCATTACCGGGATCATTGGCAACAAGGTGATTCCTGCTACTATGGAGATCATGGACAACAAGACCATTAGAATGGTGGAAGAATATTGTCATGCTGGCTTACCGGTACAGGCGGCGGCCATCTTGCTGCTGGAGGTTGATGGTATAGCTTCAGTAGTGGAAAAGGAGGCGGCGGTGGTGGAGCAGGTATGCCGAGAAAACCACGGGCACATCCAGGTGGCCCGAGATGATGCCGAGCGGGATAACCTGTGGACGGCGCGCCGGGCGGCGCTACCAGCCTGTGCTCGTCTGCGGCCCACCACCGTTCTGGAAGATGCTACTGTGCCCAGGAGCAAAGTGCCGGAGATGTTGATGGCTCTACAAGAAATCGCCGATAAATACAACCTGGTCATGGCTACCTATGGTCATGCCGGCGACGGGAATCTTCACCCTACCATTGCCTGTGATGAACGCAACCCGGAAGAAATGGAGCGGGTGAGTAAGGCAGTGGATGAGATTTTCCGCACTGCCATCAAGTTAGGCGGCACCTTAAGCGGAGAGCACGGCATTGGCCTGGCCAAGGAGAGATACATGCCGCTCCAATTTGGTGAAAGCGGCGTTGAGGTAATGCGCCGGATTAAACAAGCTCTTGATCCCTTGGGGTTACTCAACCCGGGCAAGCTGATCTCCATGAACCCGCCAGGGGGTGGCCAGCAATGA
- a CDS encoding lactate utilization protein, with protein MTDQELVPGFTDLAETMGAQVISVSGPEAVAAKLVEVLRPLGSKVALTACSLIRETGLEAALTQAGFLVEKDGAEFARQADIGIVEADYGIAETGTLVTDATDLKRRLASMLPLTCAVLLPAERIRANLAEVVEAYLASGPWPGYLALVTGPSRTADIERSLTIGVHGPERLLIILVGSDDCGGQ; from the coding sequence TTGACTGACCAAGAACTGGTACCTGGCTTTACTGATCTGGCTGAGACCATGGGGGCCCAAGTGATCTCCGTTTCCGGACCTGAAGCGGTGGCGGCCAAATTGGTGGAGGTTCTGCGTCCGCTGGGCTCCAAGGTAGCTTTGACGGCTTGTTCCCTGATCCGGGAAACGGGATTAGAGGCGGCCCTAACCCAGGCTGGATTCTTAGTGGAAAAGGACGGGGCGGAATTTGCTCGCCAGGCGGATATCGGCATCGTTGAGGCCGATTATGGCATCGCCGAAACCGGTACCCTGGTCACGGATGCCACCGATCTCAAGAGGCGTTTGGCTTCCATGCTCCCGCTTACCTGTGCAGTCCTGCTCCCGGCGGAACGGATTCGGGCCAATCTGGCGGAAGTGGTAGAGGCTTATTTAGCCTCCGGCCCTTGGCCGGGCTACCTGGCGTTGGTGACGGGCCCCAGCCGTACGGCTGATATTGAAAGGAGCCTTACTATCGGCGTGCACGGCCCCGAGCGTTTGTTGATAATCCTAGTGGGAAGTGACGATTGCGGTGGCCAGTAA
- a CDS encoding (Fe-S)-binding protein produces the protein MSALDDLRLVETEMAKCMKCGNCQAVCPLYKETLREAAVARGKVQLAYSYLKGEIPATQGLAEKLLFCLTCMACVANCPSGVQVDAVVLAARAALVREKGLPWLKNVIFQGLKRPWLFDLALRTGRHLQFLALRYQPELGRCHPRFPIGLELRRVLPPLAKRTLKEEFPEVVRPAHPRLRVAFFTGCLENYIYTDIGRSIINVLVANQVEVVIPKDQHCCGIPTLVHGDVHTAREMAASNLVIFQGYQYDYLVAACATCGEAWKHYYPQLLDATPSWQAAEAVAAKARDINELLLEIAYRPPAGNLPWKVTYHDPCHLVRGQGVSQQPRAILKSIPGLELAEMKNADRCCGSAGSFSLTNYDMSMRVQAHKVAAIRATGAEAVVTSCPACRMQLEDGLAQAGLGPRVLHVAQVLDQAYAAQDKAAAGWSAAS, from the coding sequence ATGAGCGCCTTGGATGACCTGCGTTTAGTCGAGACCGAGATGGCCAAGTGCATGAAGTGCGGCAACTGCCAGGCGGTTTGTCCCCTTTACAAGGAAACCCTGCGGGAGGCGGCAGTGGCTCGGGGAAAGGTGCAGCTGGCTTATAGCTATCTTAAGGGTGAGATTCCTGCTACCCAGGGCCTGGCCGAGAAGCTGCTCTTTTGCCTCACCTGCATGGCTTGCGTGGCCAATTGCCCCAGCGGGGTGCAGGTGGATGCGGTGGTGCTGGCAGCCAGGGCTGCCTTAGTAAGAGAAAAGGGCTTGCCTTGGCTCAAGAATGTCATCTTCCAGGGCCTGAAACGCCCTTGGCTGTTTGATTTGGCCTTGCGCACCGGTCGTCACCTGCAATTCCTAGCCCTTCGCTATCAGCCCGAGCTAGGCCGCTGCCATCCCCGTTTTCCCATCGGCCTAGAGTTACGGCGGGTTTTGCCGCCTCTAGCCAAGAGGACCCTCAAGGAGGAATTTCCAGAGGTAGTTCGGCCGGCCCATCCTCGCCTGCGGGTAGCTTTCTTCACCGGCTGCTTAGAAAACTATATCTACACCGACATTGGCCGCTCGATAATTAATGTCCTTGTGGCCAACCAAGTTGAGGTAGTCATTCCCAAGGATCAGCATTGCTGTGGAATTCCCACCTTGGTGCATGGCGATGTCCATACCGCCCGAGAAATGGCCGCTTCCAACTTAGTCATTTTTCAGGGCTACCAATACGATTACCTGGTAGCGGCCTGCGCAACCTGCGGAGAGGCCTGGAAGCACTACTATCCCCAGCTTCTTGATGCTACACCTAGCTGGCAAGCGGCGGAGGCGGTGGCGGCCAAGGCTCGCGACATTAATGAACTGCTCTTGGAAATCGCATACCGGCCCCCGGCAGGAAATTTGCCCTGGAAGGTCACCTATCACGACCCCTGCCACCTGGTGAGGGGCCAAGGAGTGAGCCAGCAGCCGCGGGCGATCCTGAAGTCGATTCCTGGGCTGGAGCTGGCGGAAATGAAGAACGCCGACCGTTGCTGCGGTAGCGCTGGCTCCTTTAGCCTTACCAATTACGATATGTCCATGCGGGTGCAGGCCCATAAGGTGGCGGCCATCCGGGCTACTGGGGCAGAAGCAGTAGTCACCAGCTGCCCGGCTTGCCGGATGCAGCTGGAGGATGGATTGGCCCAAGCTGGCTTAGGGCCGCGGGTATTGCATGTAGCCCAGGTGTTGGACCAAGCCTATGCTGCCCAAGATAAAGCGGCCGCTGGCTGGTCCGCCGCCAGCTGA
- a CDS encoding LUD domain-containing protein, with the protein MASKEFRERIKKALGNASLRGALERFADSYVVAREQVYAGRDFQALRERIAAIKADAANRYGELADEFARAVEARGGKVFRAQDPASAREYIYQVAREHGVTDVVKSKSFASEEIHLNEYLEERGIHPHETDLAEWILQLMPGERPSHMVMPAIHLPKEEVARVFSRYLGEPVKPDIAQMVRIARRELRKKFLSAGMGISGANIAVAETGTIVICTNEGNARLTTTVPPVHVAIVGYEKLVPRMQDVVPILEALPRSGTAQPATSYVTMITGPVPAWLGDREGPKELHVVLLDNGRTAMAADPIFKEALQCIRCASCTNVCPVFQLVSGQVYGYIYSGGIGSILTSFFNSLEDAADPQSLCLGCRRCAEVCPANINIPDLILKLREKVVAKQGLPATYRIVLHGVVAKPKLMHGLLRTAARLQGPVTHGQPFIRHLPLFFSPLAHGRSLPAIARQPLRDRAKQLERPVENPRLRAAFYSGCVIDFAYPEIGEAVYQVLGREGVEVVFPQGQACCGAPATYSGDRETAVKLAKINIAALEAAQAEVVVTACPTCAVALKEDFPKLLAGNLAWEKRAQALAAKVKDFTQLVSELTAQAGRILSAPAAAGGPTPASPAACREPIRVTYHDSCHFKRHLGLDQVARQVLRDQPGVELVEMKESDRCCGFGGSYSIKYPEISLPILERKLKNIMDSGAQVVATDCPGCVLQLRGGLDQRHSPLQVKHTAEILAARLGANPKDRT; encoded by the coding sequence GTGGCCAGTAAAGAGTTTAGAGAGAGAATTAAGAAGGCCTTGGGTAACGCCAGCCTGCGCGGGGCTTTGGAGCGCTTTGCCGATTCCTACGTGGTGGCTAGGGAGCAGGTTTACGCTGGCCGCGATTTTCAGGCCCTCCGGGAAAGAATTGCTGCCATCAAAGCCGATGCCGCTAACCGCTACGGAGAGCTGGCGGATGAGTTTGCCCGAGCGGTGGAAGCTCGGGGAGGCAAGGTATTCCGTGCCCAAGATCCAGCCTCAGCCCGGGAGTACATTTACCAGGTGGCCCGGGAGCATGGAGTCACCGATGTGGTTAAGTCCAAATCCTTTGCTTCTGAGGAGATCCACCTCAACGAGTACTTGGAAGAACGGGGTATTCACCCCCATGAGACCGATTTGGCGGAATGGATCCTGCAGCTCATGCCCGGTGAACGGCCCTCGCACATGGTGATGCCAGCCATCCACTTGCCCAAGGAGGAAGTGGCCCGGGTATTTAGCCGTTACCTGGGGGAGCCGGTAAAGCCCGACATCGCGCAGATGGTCCGCATTGCCCGGCGGGAGTTGCGCAAGAAGTTCCTTAGCGCTGGTATGGGCATCAGCGGCGCCAACATTGCTGTGGCTGAAACTGGCACTATCGTCATCTGCACCAATGAAGGCAATGCCCGGCTCACCACCACCGTGCCGCCGGTGCATGTGGCCATCGTTGGCTACGAGAAGCTGGTTCCGCGGATGCAGGATGTGGTGCCGATACTAGAGGCTTTGCCCCGGAGCGGCACTGCCCAGCCAGCCACTAGCTATGTAACCATGATTACCGGCCCGGTGCCCGCATGGCTGGGGGATAGGGAGGGGCCCAAGGAGTTGCACGTGGTGCTTTTGGATAACGGCCGCACCGCTATGGCCGCCGACCCGATCTTCAAGGAAGCCCTACAATGCATCCGCTGCGCTTCTTGCACCAACGTTTGCCCGGTGTTCCAGCTGGTCAGCGGCCAAGTATACGGCTATATCTATAGTGGCGGTATCGGCAGCATCCTAACTTCGTTTTTTAATTCCCTGGAGGATGCTGCCGATCCCCAGAGCTTGTGCCTGGGCTGCCGGCGCTGCGCCGAGGTATGCCCGGCCAACATCAACATCCCCGACCTAATATTGAAGCTGCGGGAGAAGGTGGTGGCCAAGCAAGGCCTGCCCGCTACCTACCGGATAGTTCTGCATGGAGTGGTGGCCAAGCCTAAGCTGATGCATGGCCTGCTGCGGACGGCAGCACGCCTGCAAGGGCCAGTTACCCACGGTCAGCCCTTCATCCGCCACCTGCCGCTCTTTTTTAGCCCCTTGGCCCACGGGCGGAGCCTTCCCGCCATTGCCCGGCAGCCGCTGCGGGATCGGGCTAAGCAGCTCGAGCGGCCGGTGGAAAACCCGCGGCTACGGGCGGCCTTTTATAGCGGCTGCGTCATCGACTTTGCCTACCCGGAGATTGGCGAAGCGGTCTATCAGGTCTTGGGACGGGAGGGGGTAGAGGTAGTTTTCCCCCAAGGCCAAGCCTGTTGCGGGGCTCCAGCTACCTATTCCGGAGACCGGGAGACAGCAGTAAAGCTGGCCAAGATCAACATTGCTGCTTTGGAGGCAGCTCAGGCGGAGGTGGTGGTTACCGCTTGCCCTACCTGCGCCGTGGCTTTGAAAGAAGACTTCCCTAAACTTTTGGCCGGTAACTTGGCCTGGGAAAAACGAGCCCAGGCCTTGGCGGCCAAAGTCAAGGATTTCACCCAGCTGGTAAGCGAGCTCACAGCTCAGGCTGGGCGAATCCTTTCTGCCCCCGCAGCTGCCGGTGGGCCTACCCCAGCCTCGCCGGCAGCTTGCCGGGAGCCCATTCGGGTTACCTATCATGATTCCTGTCACTTCAAGCGGCACCTGGGCTTGGACCAGGTGGCCCGGCAGGTTCTGCGGGACCAGCCGGGGGTGGAGCTAGTGGAGATGAAGGAGAGCGACCGCTGTTGCGGCTTTGGTGGCTCTTACAGTATTAAATATCCTGAGATAAGCCTGCCCATCCTAGAACGGAAGCTCAAAAACATCATGGA